A genomic stretch from Halobellus sp. LT62 includes:
- a CDS encoding site-specific integrase, which translates to MSDDLRDVAPSVAKDIYLQQRWDDLSDATRQSHGYRIQAFVDWLDEQGISSMAEVDGLTIHNYRVDRRENDDLKKVSLQGQISTIRQFLRVLASVEAADPDVAEKILLPTVRKGEDVNEELLETARARTLLEYLNRYKYASREHVELLLMWRLSARRGGIRALDLRDFDDDDDSPVLKFRHRPESDTPLKNGKWSERDCLVKSEKLAQVLRDYIDGPRRRTFDDYDRAPLLTTQYGRVALGTIKQDMYRITRPCKYGVECPHDRDPEECDAARHDGASTCPSSRSPHKVRTGSLTAHLDAGTPKAVLSDRADATEDTLDRHYDQASKREQMLRRKDFIAEDL; encoded by the coding sequence ATGAGTGACGATCTCCGAGACGTCGCTCCGAGCGTCGCAAAGGACATTTACCTACAACAGCGTTGGGATGATCTCAGCGACGCGACGCGGCAAAGTCACGGCTATCGAATCCAGGCGTTCGTCGACTGGCTCGACGAGCAGGGCATTTCGAGTATGGCCGAAGTTGACGGGCTGACGATCCACAATTACCGTGTCGATCGTCGAGAGAATGACGATCTGAAAAAGGTCTCTCTCCAGGGCCAGATCTCGACCATTCGGCAGTTCCTTCGCGTGCTCGCGTCAGTCGAAGCCGCTGATCCTGATGTCGCAGAGAAAATCCTCCTCCCTACAGTCCGGAAGGGAGAGGATGTCAACGAGGAGCTGCTTGAAACTGCTCGCGCGCGTACGCTTCTCGAATATCTCAATCGGTACAAGTACGCATCTCGGGAGCACGTCGAACTCCTCTTGATGTGGAGACTGTCGGCTCGTCGAGGCGGGATCCGTGCGCTCGATCTCCGTGATTTCGACGATGATGACGACTCTCCGGTCCTCAAGTTCCGGCACCGTCCGGAGTCGGATACGCCGCTGAAGAACGGGAAGTGGTCGGAACGGGACTGTCTGGTGAAGAGCGAGAAACTGGCGCAGGTCCTTCGTGATTACATCGACGGTCCTCGGAGGAGGACCTTCGACGACTACGACCGTGCTCCGCTGCTGACGACGCAGTACGGACGGGTGGCTCTGGGTACGATCAAGCAGGATATGTACCGGATCACTCGCCCATGCAAGTACGGCGTGGAGTGTCCGCACGATCGCGACCCGGAGGAGTGTGACGCGGCGCGACACGATGGCGCGAGTACCTGCCCCTCGTCCCGATCTCCCCACAAGGTTCGGACGGGTTCGCTTACTGCTCACCTCGATGCTGGCACGCCGAAGGCAGTATTGAGTGATCGAGCTGACGCGACGGAAGACACACTTGACCGACATTATGATCAGGCGTCGAAGCGCGAGCAAATGCTTCGTCGAAAGGACTTCATTGCGGAGGATCTATGA
- a CDS encoding bacterio-opsin activator domain-containing protein yields the protein MAVLDADGNTVATNRPWEEFARQHQLRETLGGDGVAHLEDADGVAVEDAARATAGIAATLDGDRDQFEFEYPSKAADRTRWFRMRVQSSIHEDERYLTVSHTDITERRTRETTFRSAYEITTRNGESFDQKITALLEVVRQAIGTTYATFSHIDGSDYVFEAVAAATGEDLEAGETVPVEELPNCKHVFDTGDPLVLDDVAAQAPALADPTWGIAAYLGAPVTVDGKPYGTFCFYSTEPRDAAFTEWEVTLVELLGDWISYELGRRERTQKLRHLKENLSDVVWMSTPDKDEIEFVSDSYEAVWGRPTESLREEPTSFVEAIHPEDRDRVSRALADQRTQPDAYETEYRIVRPDGSVRWIHDEAVGVQTDGELERIIGIATDVTERVEHERELAYQTALLEAQTETTIDGLLLVDTDRSVRYHNNRFLDIWDLSAETVSAQSGEQLLEQVRDRLAEPDEFMRGVERLHANPTEQSRDTIELTDGRWLDRYSAPVIGYDGTHYGRLWVFRDITERIEHEMTLERQHDRLAQLQRVNDIVRKTIQALQDTKTRKEIEAEVCAKLTETNLYQAAWIAGKAETPTGEVTIDVRTAVGVEDSYFEDISEPPAGPAQKAIQTGTVQVVDDVSTSESFPAVRRETALAHDHQTLAAIPLAKADLTYGALVVYAPPTHTISETEQDVLADLGRSIALAIQRVHSQCSLSAATLVSLSFRIPDSEFVFGTVSEDLDCELTLERRIAGQRGEMIYYVTVDGGDPATVCDRLAADPLITTCRIVRDGTTAKRAMLEAHLNEECQVPLDILTDYGGSIRDARAADGDISIRAELPSEVDISTLYADLQSVAPSIELVSKRHVDRPARTAAELRNRVTEQLTEKQRSALKATYARGYYAWPRESTLEEISETFDISGPTMHYRLRKAQETVIGSVLEGTDI from the coding sequence GTGGCCGTTCTCGACGCCGACGGGAATACGGTGGCCACGAACCGTCCGTGGGAAGAGTTCGCTCGACAGCATCAGCTTCGGGAGACGCTCGGGGGCGATGGCGTGGCACATCTCGAGGACGCAGACGGCGTCGCAGTCGAAGACGCGGCGCGAGCTACCGCCGGCATCGCCGCGACGCTCGATGGCGACCGCGATCAGTTCGAGTTCGAGTATCCCAGCAAGGCGGCCGATCGCACGCGATGGTTCCGGATGCGGGTGCAGTCGTCTATTCACGAGGACGAGCGATATCTGACGGTGAGCCACACCGACATCACAGAACGTCGAACGCGTGAGACGACGTTTCGGTCCGCCTACGAGATCACGACGCGGAACGGCGAATCGTTCGACCAAAAGATCACGGCGCTTCTGGAAGTCGTGCGCCAAGCGATCGGGACGACGTACGCGACGTTCTCTCACATCGACGGATCAGACTACGTGTTCGAGGCGGTTGCCGCCGCGACTGGGGAGGATCTCGAGGCCGGTGAGACGGTTCCGGTCGAGGAGCTTCCGAACTGCAAGCACGTCTTCGACACCGGTGACCCGCTCGTGCTCGACGACGTCGCGGCCCAAGCTCCCGCGCTCGCCGATCCGACTTGGGGGATCGCCGCGTATCTGGGGGCCCCCGTGACCGTCGACGGGAAGCCGTATGGCACGTTTTGCTTCTACAGTACGGAACCACGTGACGCAGCGTTCACCGAGTGGGAGGTGACTCTCGTCGAACTCCTCGGCGACTGGATCAGTTACGAACTCGGGCGACGAGAGCGAACGCAGAAACTCCGGCACCTCAAGGAGAACCTCTCAGACGTCGTCTGGATGAGCACTCCGGATAAAGACGAGATCGAATTCGTCAGCGACTCCTACGAAGCGGTCTGGGGACGGCCGACCGAATCGCTCCGGGAGGAGCCGACGTCGTTCGTCGAAGCGATCCATCCGGAAGACCGCGATCGTGTTTCGCGGGCACTGGCCGACCAGCGGACCCAACCCGATGCCTACGAAACGGAGTATCGCATCGTGCGACCGGACGGGAGCGTCAGATGGATCCACGACGAGGCCGTCGGGGTGCAGACGGACGGAGAGCTCGAGCGGATCATCGGCATCGCGACAGACGTCACAGAGCGCGTCGAGCACGAGCGGGAACTCGCCTATCAGACGGCTCTTCTGGAGGCGCAAACGGAAACGACGATCGACGGCCTGCTGCTCGTCGATACCGACCGCTCGGTCCGCTATCACAACAATCGGTTTCTGGACATCTGGGACCTGTCGGCCGAGACGGTATCCGCGCAATCGGGGGAGCAACTGCTCGAACAGGTCCGTGACCGGCTCGCCGAGCCGGATGAGTTTATGCGGGGAGTCGAACGGCTGCACGCCAATCCCACGGAACAAAGCCGGGATACGATCGAACTGACCGACGGTCGATGGTTGGACCGATACTCGGCACCGGTTATCGGCTATGACGGGACCCATTACGGTCGCCTCTGGGTCTTCCGCGACATCACAGAGCGCATTGAACACGAGATGACGCTCGAACGACAGCACGACAGGCTCGCACAGTTACAGCGGGTCAACGACATCGTGCGGAAAACCATACAGGCGCTTCAGGACACCAAGACCCGAAAGGAGATCGAAGCCGAAGTCTGCGCGAAACTGACGGAAACGAATCTCTACCAAGCGGCTTGGATCGCCGGGAAGGCGGAAACGCCGACCGGCGAGGTCACCATCGACGTGCGGACCGCAGTCGGTGTCGAGGATTCGTATTTCGAGGACATCTCGGAGCCTCCGGCTGGTCCCGCCCAGAAAGCGATTCAGACCGGCACGGTGCAGGTCGTCGACGACGTCAGTACGTCGGAGTCGTTCCCGGCGGTGAGACGCGAGACGGCACTGGCCCACGACCACCAGACGCTCGCAGCGATCCCACTCGCGAAGGCAGACCTGACATACGGGGCGCTCGTGGTCTATGCGCCGCCGACGCACACGATCAGCGAGACGGAGCAGGACGTTCTCGCCGATCTCGGGCGAAGCATCGCCCTGGCGATCCAGCGAGTCCACAGCCAGTGCTCTCTGAGCGCGGCCACACTCGTTTCGCTGTCGTTCCGGATTCCGGATTCCGAGTTCGTGTTCGGAACCGTCTCGGAAGATCTGGACTGCGAGCTCACGCTGGAACGGCGTATCGCCGGGCAGAGGGGCGAGATGATCTATTACGTGACGGTCGACGGAGGCGACCCGGCCACAGTGTGTGACCGATTAGCCGCGGATCCGTTGATCACCACCTGTCGCATCGTTCGAGACGGAACGACAGCGAAACGGGCGATGCTAGAGGCCCATCTGAACGAGGAGTGTCAGGTCCCACTGGACATCCTCACGGATTACGGCGGGTCGATACGAGATGCACGCGCGGCTGACGGCGACATCTCGATCCGCGCGGAGTTACCGTCCGAAGTCGACATCAGCACACTCTACGCCGACCTGCAGTCGGTCGCTCCATCGATAGAGTTAGTCAGCAAACGCCACGTCGATCGGCCGGCGCGAACGGCGGCCGAGTTGCGAAACCGCGTCACAGAACAGCTCACGGAGAAACAACGGTCTGCGTTGAAAGCGACCTACGCTCGCGGATACTACGCGTGGCCCCGCGAGAGCACCCTCGAAGAGATCTCCGAAACCTTCGATATCTCGGGGCCGACGATGCACTATCGGCTACGAAAGGCACAGGAAACGGTTATCGGATCCGTCCTCGAGGGGACGGACATCTGA
- a CDS encoding DUF7344 domain-containing protein, producing the protein MATCNSQSNHRQVNETIPLDQIYELLADWSRRSALYCLYLNENPVKLSAVAQQIATWNHPHSDYRERRERVYTQLYHCHVPKLCDADIIRYDPAEDSVSLAENAREIRPYIERAAEDELNTNERYGL; encoded by the coding sequence ATGGCAACATGCAACTCGCAATCGAACCACAGGCAGGTCAACGAGACGATACCACTCGATCAGATCTACGAGCTACTCGCAGACTGGTCGCGACGGTCCGCACTCTACTGTCTGTACCTGAATGAGAATCCCGTCAAACTCTCTGCTGTAGCACAGCAGATCGCGACGTGGAACCACCCCCACAGCGACTACCGCGAGCGTCGGGAGCGTGTGTACACCCAGCTCTATCACTGCCACGTTCCGAAGCTGTGTGACGCCGACATAATCCGCTACGATCCAGCGGAAGACAGCGTTTCGCTGGCCGAAAACGCCCGTGAGATCCGTCCCTATATCGAACGGGCAGCCGAGGACGAACTGAATACGAACGAGCGATACGGACTCTGA
- a CDS encoding Cdc6/Cdc18 family protein: MITDTRALQTQFVPQELQHRDAKVHRLEDALEPITSGHPGEDVLITGPSGVGKTTLAKFVVKELETQTFGMRWGYVNCLSRSTRSQALWKLARDANVGKDLRPEGHAPVLFRDRLADLDEQFVAIVDEADALREPTALFDLYELPHVTLLLVCVDEHGFLSEADSRLRSRLHGVEKLHLDRYDIEELTAILDNRVEYGLAPDTVAADVTSTIADIAAGDARYGIILLRKAVRYAMDAGDSTVTPEHAHAVEDDAQVEIRQRYISEFGTDLRLLYEIVAEHAPIGVEKLKARYEAQAADPVADSTRRTYLKRLRQYDVIEKQGRGRGAAYSVSEPID; encoded by the coding sequence ATGATCACGGACACGCGCGCCCTGCAGACGCAGTTCGTCCCGCAGGAACTTCAACACCGGGACGCGAAGGTTCACCGTCTCGAAGACGCGTTAGAGCCGATCACGAGCGGGCATCCCGGGGAGGACGTCCTCATAACCGGCCCCTCCGGCGTCGGGAAGACGACCCTCGCGAAGTTCGTCGTCAAAGAACTCGAAACGCAGACGTTCGGAATGCGGTGGGGTTACGTGAACTGTCTCAGTCGTTCCACCCGCTCGCAGGCGCTCTGGAAGCTCGCTCGCGACGCCAATGTCGGAAAGGATCTCCGACCGGAGGGACACGCCCCGGTGCTGTTCCGCGACCGCCTCGCCGACCTCGACGAGCAGTTCGTCGCGATCGTCGACGAGGCCGATGCGCTCCGAGAGCCGACGGCGCTGTTCGATCTCTACGAACTGCCGCACGTGACGCTGCTTCTCGTCTGCGTCGACGAGCACGGGTTCCTCTCTGAGGCCGATTCGCGGCTCCGCTCGCGACTGCACGGCGTCGAAAAGCTCCATCTCGATCGCTACGACATCGAGGAGTTGACGGCGATTCTCGACAACCGCGTCGAGTATGGACTCGCGCCCGATACCGTGGCGGCGGACGTCACGTCGACCATCGCTGACATCGCCGCGGGTGACGCCCGATACGGGATCATACTGCTCCGGAAGGCCGTCCGATACGCGATGGACGCGGGCGATTCGACAGTCACCCCCGAGCACGCACACGCCGTCGAGGACGACGCGCAGGTGGAGATCCGACAGCGATACATCTCCGAGTTCGGCACGGACTTACGGTTGCTCTATGAGATCGTCGCGGAACACGCGCCGATCGGCGTCGAGAAGCTGAAAGCGCGCTACGAAGCGCAGGCCGCCGATCCAGTCGCTGATTCAACCCGCCGAACGTATCTGAAACGCCTTCGGCAGTACGACGTGATCGAAAAGCAGGGTCGGGGGCGCGGAGCCGCCTACTCGGTTTCCGAACCGATCGATTGA
- a CDS encoding DUF5815 family protein: MAQPQVPGDGGETLELPCGETRSVRSFDLGMREFECACGERHAIVMDAHPPERFLPEFLVSVLQEAVETTSEEMPEFGTAHLLGIVLEEFPQQVASADVSDDGDVGAGILWVTDFDSRRLHEIIVELVVELMEHAVSHADDESAVSAFETQMLDFDVREFVAEYRAERDLSEDDVYA; the protein is encoded by the coding sequence ATGGCACAACCGCAGGTTCCGGGTGACGGCGGTGAGACACTCGAGTTACCGTGCGGCGAGACCCGGTCGGTCCGGTCGTTCGATCTGGGGATGCGAGAGTTCGAGTGCGCCTGCGGGGAGCGACACGCGATCGTGATGGACGCCCATCCCCCCGAGCGATTCCTCCCCGAGTTCCTCGTCTCGGTGCTCCAAGAGGCAGTCGAGACGACGAGCGAGGAGATGCCGGAGTTCGGCACCGCGCACCTCCTCGGCATCGTCCTCGAAGAGTTCCCTCAACAGGTCGCCTCCGCCGACGTGAGCGACGACGGCGACGTCGGCGCGGGAATCCTCTGGGTGACCGACTTCGACTCGCGGCGGCTCCACGAGATCATCGTCGAGCTCGTCGTCGAGCTGATGGAGCACGCCGTCAGCCACGCCGACGACGAGTCGGCGGTCTCGGCGTTCGAAACGCAGATGCTGGATTTCGACGTTCGCGAGTTCGTCGCGGAGTACCGCGCCGAGCGAGACCTCTCCGAGGACGACGTGTACGCGTGA
- the carB gene encoding carbamoyl-phosphate synthase large subunit has protein sequence MTDEDIATDGGAASEDRTILLIGSGPIQIGQAAEFDYSGAQACRALQEEGARVVLVNSNPATIMTDPEMADRVYIEPITPEAISEIIRDEEPDGVIAGLGGQTGLNVTAELAEQGILEEYDVEIMGTPLDTIYATEDRDLFRQRMEKIGQPVPSSTTISLDEGEEVQSLTEDDLRDRVDDAVDSVGGLPVIARTTYTLGGSGSGVVDEKDELYERVRKGLRLSRNSEVLITESISGWVELEYEVMRDADNSCIIICNMENIDPMGIHTGESIVVTPSQVIPDEGHQEMRDAALEVIRELGIQGGCNIQFAWRDDGTPGGEYRVVEVNPRVSRSSALASKATGYPIARVTAKVALGKRLHEIENEITGETTAAFEPAIDYVVTKIPRWPKDKFDDVDFTLSTAMKSTGEAMAIGRTFEESMLKAIRSTEYEPATDVEDVADEVLETELLARPTPDRTYAIFEAFDRGYSVDDVQELTGIKEWYLERYQRVSRAMDAAQEGDFTTAATAGVTNAEIATSTGNAVGEVETAVPGRTYKQVDTCAGEFAAQTPYYYSSRKPEFYKGPYEGDAAAGELRVDRDVESVVVVGGGPIRIGQGVEFDYCSVHAVQALREMGIDAHVVNNNPETVSTDYDTSDGLFFEPITAEEVADVIEAADADGVMVQFGGQTSVNIGHPLKSEIDRRGLDCEVLGTSVDAMDLAEDRDRFNRLMDDLGILQPEGGSATSEEEALELANDLGYPVLVRPSYVLGGRAMEVVHSDAELKEYIEEAVRVSPDKPILIDQFLADAIELDVDAVSDGERAIIGGVMEHVESAGVHSGDSACMIPPRSLDADTLERVREVTEDIATALDTVGLMNVQLAVKDGDVYVLEANPRSSRTVPFVSKATGVPIAKLAAKVMAGETLDDLAVEEQIPEDISVKEVVLPFDRLPGSDPRLGPEMKSTGEVMGTASTFGKAYDKAQDATGKAIPESGTAWVDLSADEFPDPDTEDGQALTAGFDAHFDLVEFDDEEDLVSAIRAGEIDLVVSRDRDALEICVEEEITYFSTTASAFAALEALDAKDDPIDVEAVSDRPRRVQQWGAPSDD, from the coding sequence ATGACTGACGAGGACATCGCGACAGACGGTGGTGCAGCGTCCGAAGACCGGACGATACTGCTCATCGGTAGCGGACCCATTCAGATCGGACAGGCAGCCGAGTTCGACTACTCCGGCGCGCAGGCCTGCCGAGCGCTCCAAGAGGAGGGGGCGCGAGTCGTCCTCGTCAACTCGAACCCCGCGACGATTATGACCGATCCCGAGATGGCCGACCGGGTCTACATCGAGCCCATCACGCCCGAGGCGATTTCGGAGATCATCCGCGATGAAGAGCCCGACGGCGTCATCGCCGGGCTGGGCGGACAGACCGGCCTGAACGTCACCGCCGAACTCGCAGAGCAGGGAATTCTCGAAGAGTACGACGTCGAAATTATGGGAACGCCGCTGGACACCATCTACGCCACGGAGGATCGCGACCTCTTCCGCCAGCGGATGGAAAAGATCGGCCAGCCCGTCCCGTCGTCGACGACGATTTCGCTCGACGAAGGCGAGGAGGTCCAGAGCCTGACGGAGGACGATCTCCGCGACCGCGTCGACGACGCCGTCGATTCCGTCGGCGGTCTTCCCGTCATCGCACGCACAACGTACACGCTCGGCGGCTCCGGCTCCGGCGTCGTCGACGAGAAGGATGAACTGTACGAGCGCGTCCGCAAGGGGCTGCGTCTCTCGCGCAACAGCGAGGTACTCATCACCGAGTCGATCTCCGGCTGGGTCGAACTGGAGTACGAGGTGATGCGCGACGCCGACAACTCCTGTATCATCATCTGCAATATGGAGAACATCGACCCGATGGGCATCCACACCGGCGAGTCCATCGTGGTCACGCCCTCGCAGGTCATCCCCGACGAGGGCCACCAAGAGATGCGCGACGCCGCGCTCGAAGTGATCCGCGAACTCGGCATTCAGGGCGGCTGTAACATCCAGTTCGCGTGGCGCGACGACGGCACGCCCGGCGGGGAGTACCGCGTCGTCGAGGTGAACCCGCGCGTCTCCCGCTCCTCCGCGCTCGCCTCGAAGGCGACCGGGTACCCGATCGCTCGCGTGACCGCGAAGGTCGCGCTCGGCAAGCGCCTCCACGAGATCGAAAACGAGATCACCGGCGAGACGACCGCGGCGTTCGAGCCCGCGATCGACTACGTGGTCACCAAGATCCCGCGGTGGCCCAAGGACAAGTTCGACGACGTCGACTTCACGCTCTCGACGGCGATGAAGTCGACCGGCGAGGCGATGGCCATCGGGCGGACCTTCGAGGAGTCGATGCTGAAGGCGATCCGCTCGACGGAGTACGAGCCCGCGACCGACGTCGAAGACGTCGCCGACGAGGTGCTCGAAACGGAGCTTCTCGCGCGGCCGACGCCCGACCGCACCTACGCCATCTTCGAGGCGTTCGACCGCGGCTACTCCGTCGACGACGTGCAGGAACTGACCGGCATCAAAGAGTGGTACCTCGAACGCTACCAGCGCGTCTCCCGTGCGATGGACGCCGCCCAAGAGGGTGACTTCACCACCGCCGCGACCGCCGGCGTGACGAACGCCGAGATCGCGACCTCGACCGGCAACGCGGTCGGCGAGGTCGAGACGGCGGTCCCCGGCCGGACGTACAAGCAGGTCGACACCTGCGCCGGCGAGTTCGCCGCGCAGACGCCGTATTATTACTCCTCGCGCAAGCCCGAGTTCTACAAGGGCCCCTACGAGGGTGACGCCGCCGCGGGCGAGCTCCGCGTCGACCGCGACGTCGAGAGCGTGGTCGTCGTCGGCGGCGGCCCGATCCGTATCGGCCAGGGCGTCGAGTTCGACTATTGCTCGGTTCACGCGGTGCAGGCGCTGCGCGAGATGGGCATCGACGCCCACGTCGTGAACAACAACCCCGAGACGGTCTCGACGGACTACGACACCTCCGACGGCCTCTTCTTCGAGCCCATTACTGCAGAAGAAGTCGCCGACGTGATCGAGGCGGCCGACGCCGACGGCGTAATGGTCCAGTTCGGCGGGCAGACCTCCGTCAACATCGGCCACCCGCTCAAATCCGAGATCGACCGCCGCGGCCTCGACTGTGAGGTCCTCGGGACGAGCGTCGACGCGATGGACCTCGCGGAGGACCGCGACCGCTTCAACCGCCTGATGGACGACCTCGGCATCCTCCAGCCGGAGGGCGGCTCCGCGACCAGCGAGGAAGAGGCGCTCGAACTGGCGAACGACCTCGGCTACCCCGTGCTCGTCCGCCCCTCCTACGTCCTCGGCGGTCGCGCGATGGAGGTCGTCCACTCCGACGCGGAGCTGAAGGAGTACATCGAGGAGGCGGTTCGCGTCTCCCCCGATAAGCCGATCCTCATCGATCAGTTCCTCGCGGACGCGATCGAACTGGACGTCGACGCCGTCTCCGACGGCGAGCGCGCGATCATCGGCGGCGTGATGGAGCACGTCGAGAGCGCGGGCGTCCACTCGGGTGACTCCGCGTGTATGATCCCGCCGCGCTCGCTCGACGCCGACACGCTCGAACGCGTGCGCGAGGTCACCGAGGACATCGCGACCGCGCTCGACACGGTCGGGCTGATGAACGTCCAGCTCGCGGTCAAGGATGGGGACGTCTACGTCCTCGAAGCCAACCCGCGCTCCTCGCGGACCGTCCCGTTCGTCTCGAAGGCGACGGGCGTGCCGATCGCGAAGCTCGCGGCGAAGGTGATGGCCGGCGAGACGCTCGACGACCTCGCGGTCGAAGAGCAGATCCCCGAGGACATAAGCGTCAAGGAGGTCGTCCTGCCGTTCGACCGCCTGCCGGGCTCGGATCCGCGCCTCGGCCCCGAGATGAAGTCGACGGGTGAAGTGATGGGGACGGCCTCGACGTTCGGGAAAGCCTACGACAAGGCTCAAGACGCCACGGGGAAGGCGATTCCGGAATCCGGCACCGCGTGGGTCGACCTCTCCGCCGACGAGTTCCCCGACCCGGACACGGAAGACGGGCAGGCGCTGACCGCCGGCTTCGACGCGCACTTCGATCTCGTGGAGTTCGACGACGAGGAAGACCTCGTCTCGGCGATCCGCGCCGGCGAGATCGACCTCGTGGTCTCTCGCGACCGCGACGCGCTGGAGATCTGCGTCGAAGAGGAGATCACGTACTTCTCGACGACCGCCTCCGCGTTCGCCGCGCTGGAAGCGCTCGACGCGAAGGACGACCCGATCGACGTCGAAGCGGTCTCGGACCGCCCGCGCCGCGTCCAGCAGTGGGGCGCGCCCTCGGACGACTAG